The Setaria italica strain Yugu1 chromosome VIII, Setaria_italica_v2.0, whole genome shotgun sequence genome includes the window CAAAGGGTAATGAACCACCAAGGGCCGccggggtttccaatcggcaCTCCAGCCGACAACTTTACGGCAatctgatgcagcatatgatagaCCGATCCCAACAAACGCTTTCCCAGAGGAACATTGGAGCCCCTCGCTAAGGCTTCGGCCAAGGTTTGCGTGTTTGATGATGGGCCGACTGCTAGGCCatagaagaagtgtttttctggccacatcatcaggaaggttgTGTGCTCTCTGTCGCCGATGGTTCCGGTCTTCATGTTCCTCTCGATATaacctttccatccgccgattcctttcgttTCCAGGCAATGGGTGGGCTTGATCTGGAAGTCAAAGGGTCTATCGGgcgaagaaatgtcaaggccggtcagcatcaCGACGTCGGCCAGAGTTGGAGTCATGGGCCTGTGACCAAAGAGGAATGCGTTAAGGGTatcagaccagaaataagacGCTGCCATGACCAAGGgctcattcttctccatctgagataaggACAAGTTTATGCAATGGCCGATTTTCTGTTCATCCCACAAGACCCTCTTCGAATTGGTCATCCTTTGATACCATTCCTTCCAACCAGAGGTctcgttcggccaagatctaaatgcaCCCACCCACTGGTCCAgatccatggttgattgcttgaaaggaattctgtgggtttccaaattgatgagGTCGGTTGGATCTAGGTTTCCCATAGGGCCAAGGCTGATGAGACCAGGAGCGTCTAAGAAAGGGATGGTGATTTGCTACCTAATCGcctaaagaaaataaaaacggagaaaactaagaatggatctaaaaggCGCATGAGCGGAAAAAAGTAAAGTTTCATGatgtttacctctgggatgaagctcaAGGTTGCtgatggagccgccattggagaaggTGAAGCGAGATGAAGATGGGAGAAAGATTGCCGAAAAAATGCGACCGGGAGTTGAAAGGGCACCAGAGAAGTGATCGAAGATGATTCGTCGGGGGAAGAGAAATttctgagctcgtggagaagaagcggcggagaGTGCTGGTATTTAAGGACGGTTCAAGAGaaagggtaaaggcgggatttttatcGCGCCGTCCACACAAATTTCGGAGGAACGGTTGCTTCAGGCGCCcggttcgaaaagattgcaatcatcaggtagaagaccgcAAAACAGAAAGGAGTTTTTGCTGCGCTTGTTTCGGAGAGAAAgttaaaaaaagaatttcgaagtaaaaagttatgttttactccgaaactagggggcatgtgttgacgctagatttgaCACATGTTTTGAATTGgcgttaaagaaggaaaagattggccgatgtggcaggctagaagctacagttgggaatcggccgattggcgctatagtgtttcggccgattggcgaacGGAGTTGATGAAGGTCGGCTGATTGGAAGGCTGGGGCAGCttggccaatatgggcttaagatGGGCAAGAGAAGAAGATAGTTGAAGAAAGAGATTGGCCCATGGGAGTATGATAACTAACTCcaatacgagttgtgtttgtaaatatttgttatcgtttaaaattagagatagatcctagtcggttaggaaattagttgtgacaggctataaatagccatctctagagatttgtaaagaacacatcaatcaatacaaacaatctactttttcatcgtactttactttcaagttggcaacTTCGCCGatccatctttttctttcacgagttcgtacgggttggcagggctgcatcgacacgatctccggccaattctgtaagttccgtttatcgagtaatatctaagctttaacttcggatgcatcgttgttgtttcgtttagatttattcaccagttattgatattaactagaattataggttttatctattgttttagttttatcatcagttatccagcttcaGATTCGAACTATCGGCTTCAttattgttattcttatttaccgccgtatagccgattagatctatttcaagtgtcgcatttgtagcgttgtttagcctactctagtagtttctttacaatcgctacgtgattatcggctgctCTATAGCCGGCCATctccacagtaaatcggccgattcactgatacgcttttcgagacagatcggaactttagccgatcgaaacccctggaatttaatacgtttctttccttgtcaatcaacaggtcagattgactggcacgccgcgtgagctgcaccagggcgataacccgaataggagttaagcagattctcccgggtcgtgcgTCCGACGCTGAAGATAATCGGCcaatttttagcgccaacaccatgtaataccacatttgaagtatttgttcagaaataaggtgaatgctaagttgatgcgatggcataaagaagaacgtaagTAAGATGAGATGCTAAGACACTCCACGGATGGAGCCCAGTGGAGAttaattgatagagcattcccagactttgaattaaattgatgttatttattgttgttatcttcatttatgttcatgctggtataaacttatacttagttgttgctaataaaacttgaccaaccaattaaaatgctgaAATACTATTAAACCATAACCCATCGTTGAATAGCCTTACATTACACATTCCTCacgcttgctgagtaccaaccataagtgtactcactcTTGATAAAACCGCTACTCAGACCAAGTCAACATTGAGGAGGACCTTCAAgacttcgaggagttccaggcgtACGTGTGCTACTAGTCAACTGTCCGTGGAGTTGTCATCATCattggagttccgctgctagAATAAAGACTTGTTTTGCTATTCGTATtaaagactttcggtcatgtaataaatttaatactctctttacgtTATGGCACTATCTatggtatttactgaagtcgttgcatgtgtgaaatttgattctggtgcaCATGTAATTCATTCATATGGTTTTGCCTTTAACACCGGGTGTGACAAGCATGAAGATATGGGATGACCTTTGACGAGGAGGACTTCATCGATGTGATGCTCTCCGTTCAACAAGAGTACGGCCTGACCAGAGACACCGTCAAGTTAATACTGATGGTAAACTGTCTACCTGGCGCTTGAGTGTTTTGGGGAACATCCACACTCGAGTGTTTTTGTTGGCTGAAACGCTCGGATAGGAGGATATACAAAATCGAATGGTAGAAGTTGATGGATCACATGGTTTTGTAATCCATCCGAATTTAACCAAACGGTCCAGAATATCAATAGCACAAAATGACATATTTGAAGACCTGAATGGTAATTATAAAACATGCTATTAGGACTTTATATATCACACAATCAAAAGCAAAGGTTagttccaacaataatatttcaaTTTATGTAGTTGTTCATAGATAATTAAAGCCATCCATATTTACAATAGTTCATAAACAAAGAACATCTGATGCTGATATGTTGATGCTGCATTGCTTCATAGGATCTGACTGCTGGAGCTTCAGACTTGCATATTACACAAACAAAAATAGATCTGACTGCTGCAGCTATATAGTTAGACATTTCATTGGCAAAAGACATCTAAATGTTTCTTCATTTGCCTTGAAACAACAGAGATTAGAACCATTTCGAAACCCTTGGGGGCTGACAGATATCAACAGCAAAAGgcattaccttaacactgctgACAAGATCAAAGAAGATCTTCTCCTGACCAACTGTCACGTAGTGTCCACGAAGACACTGAGCCGTATCATCATCAGGAGAAAGGATGAATCCAAACTTTCTACTGCAATCCTGAAAAGAGAAACATTGACAGAACCAGCCATCCTCTCCAAAGCAGGAACCGTGATCATGAACAGGTTCTTATTTTCGTCTGTAGCAGACCAAGCTAGAACCAGATAGTCGTGAACACCTTCTTGATACCACCAGATAGGTCATATTGTCCCTACACAGCGGCAAACTGAAGGACTCAGAGTGACATCATATTCTCCACGGCTTTCACGGATAACAGGATGGAGTACTGTACATTAGTGACAAGAGCATTACCAGCAGCCGGTAGTGCCGTGAAAAAAACTTTGTCGTTTTTGTCATCCACTGCAGGCCTGTCATCGTTAGCAGAGGCTTGCAATGAAGCTTCCAGATGGCAGTCGTGCGTACATGTGAGTGCCCTCCTTTATGCTTTTTAAGGACAAAAAAATGGGTCATGTCTGCacggaaaaaaatgaaaagcatAACAAGTTAACAACACGTCCACCATATATGTGCTAAATGAGATTTGATTAACACAGACGAAGGTATGGTTTTTTACTATCCCAACTTATATAAAGGAATTGTGTTGTTGACAAAACACAGTGCGCCTTCCACGTACCTAGTTTAGGCCCTGGCAGTGGAGAAGCACGACTCCATGAGTTCTTGAAGCCTTGGGACTGCTTCCATTCACCACAAATTGCTCTCCAAAACTGAGAAGCACGACTCCATGAGTTCTCGTTTCAGTGATTCCGCATCGGCTGATCTCAACACCAAGGGATAGCACATATTTCCAGAATTTCTCTATGCACGTCAACTGCATCCAAGACTGAAAACCAATAGCCGTATAAACCAACAATATGTGGGGTTACATCAGTGAGAAAGGACCGTCTAAAAGCCGGAATGAAAATGACACCCCAAAATCCCACCCCGCAAACCCATCTATCAACCAGTTCGTCACCAAAATAGGAGGGCATGCAAAGCAGGGAAATTTGAaggaaacaaattgaataagagGAAAGTGAAAGGTCGTATACCTTCATCAGAGCTGCTTGAATGAACGTGTGATACGTCTTCATATTCAAAGCTGTCAAGCAGCTGTTTGATGGCGTTAGTAAAACTGCTTCGTGTCTATGGCTGGGCAGCATTCGATCTTACGGCTCTGAAGAGCTGTTTGCCTTGAAACAACAGAGATCAGAACCATTTTGAAACTCTTGGGTGCTGACAGATACCAACAGCAAAAGgcattaccttaacactgctgACAAGATCAAAGAAGATCTTCTCCTGACCAACTGTCACATAGTGTCCACGAAGACACTGAGTCGTATCATCATCAGGAGAAAGGATGAATCCAAACATGCGCACAGGGTCTACTGCAATCCTGGACAGAGAAACATTGACAGAACCAGCCATCCTCAGACCCATCTATCAACCGGCCAGTTCGTCAACAAAATAGGAGGAGGGCATGCAAAGCAGGGAAATTCGAaggaaacaaattgaataagagAAAAGTGAAAGGTCGTACCTTCATCAGAGCTGCTTGAATTGAATATTCAAAGCTGTCAAGCAGCTGTTTGATGGCGTTAGTAAAACTGCTTCATGTCTATGGCTGGGCAGTGTTCGATCTTCCGGCTCCGAAGAGCAGAGTAACTCCCACGACCACCATCACATCCTAAAGATTCAAGGCATCGGCAGTCATGAAGATGCAGTATTTCTAATGATGGGTGGTCTCCCAAGGAATTGACTGACTGTAACTTATCGCAGTAAAAAATATTTAGTTCCTCGAGTGCACACAGGTCTCCTGACACAGAGCAGAGTTTCTCACAGCTGAAGATGCATAAACATTTGAGGGACGGTGGTAGATTTGGAAGTGTTACCAGGCTATCACAGCCTCTTATTATTAGATTGACGAGGCATGGACGACGAATAATTGGAGACATCCATTGCTCTAGGGTACCAGTGGTGGATGCAGGGTCGCGGCAATGTTCCAGCGATGTATATGTGTCAAGATGCTCCTCCTTTCCCCATATGAACTCAAGCTTAGGGCAGAACTCAATATAAAGAAATCTGATAGATGGGGGAAGAATGAAGAGCTGTACCATGCTTCGACAATTGCGTATAGTTATCGCGTTTAGATGTGGCAGGACTTGATCTGTTGTTTGTGTAGGTTTGCCACCTTTCGCTTGTGTGGGCCCTATTAGCTTGTTGCAGGACTGAATCCACAACTCCTTCAAAGATACCAAGCTTTGGAACACTTCTTCTGGCCAGTAGATGAGCACATTACAGTGTTGAATTGTCAAATATACAAGATGTTCAAACCATTTCCAGACCCCAGGTGTTAGCTGTGACTGGCTTGATACAAAGAAAAAGTTGCAGCCAGATATGCTCAGTCGCGACAGAGGTGCGGCTTCTGTGTCACCCAAAGATAGTTCCAGTTTCTGTGATGAATCCCAATTATAATCTATCTGAGGCAGTGCTTCTGTGTCATGGACATACAGCTGTAGCTCAGAAATTGAAGACATGTGCCTTGATTTAACTATTCCTAAGGAGAGCAGCGGCTTGCCTTCATCCAGCCTTACAACCTTGAGCTTTGGTGTTTCAGGTAGGCTAGTCAACTTTGGACAGTTTTTTATATCAATCTCCTCAAGTACAGGAAAGGTTAATtcatcttcttttccttctgttGCGACCCATCTCTCCAAGCTCTTCAAATAATGTAACCGGAGTTGCTTCAGTGCTGGAAATGGCGTAGACACCATATGGCTGCATAGGCTTCGCAATTTGTCCAAGTTTGCCAAATACAAAACTTCAAGGGCTTTGAAATGGCAGAATTGAGGAAATTCCTCACACAGCGTACAACCAACCAGTTGGAGCTCGGTCAAGTGCTGCAGCAGACTAAGATCTGTTACCCATGACGGTAAATTGGTGCCTTTGTAGAAAATTATGCTTAGCATCTCCAGCTGATGATGAGGTTTAAGGGAACCTAACACCTCATTATGAGAATCTGGTTTCGCACGAGCATGATCATTCCACTTGAGAGATAAGTGTGTGAGTTTCTCTTTATTTTCAAGGCTGGCCGCTTTTGCAAGCACTTCTGTTACATTTTGCAGACCACTTAACTCTAACTCTCCACCAAGGTTTAAGTTTCGAAGTTCTCCGATAGTACTACATCCCAAGCCATCACCAATAGCAAAATATGTTAGAGTCTGCAGAGAAGTGATCTGTCCAAGTCCTGGAGGCATGCACGTCAATGAATTGCATCCATGGGTATAGAGGTGTCGGAGGTTTGCCAAATACTTCGTATCCTTTGGAAGTTGAAGAAGGTTTGTGCAATGAGAGAGGTCCAACGTTTGTAGATTATACATAGTGCTTATACCTTCAGGAAGTTTCTTGAACCCATGTGACGACAGATTAAGATACCTTAGGTGTTGTATGTGTCTTGTAAGCTGTTCCTGTCCTACACGTAAGAACCTATCTGCTGGAAGGTGTAATGCTCGCAGTGAAGTGTACTTTGATATATCAAGGGGGTCACGATAATAACCTGTAAAAAACAACGTATGGAGCATTGCAGTTTGTTTCTTCAATAGACTTGTAAGCTGTTCTTTCCAGAAAACAGCCCTATGTATTGATAAGAAGAGGTGGCGGGTCGGATTTAGCAACAACTTGTTGACACTTGGCTTACCAACTATAGTGACACATTCTTTCCCCAGAACAGATAGAGCAATGTCATGCATGAGATCATGTATCTTGCATATGGTTGACTTACGAAGCGACAACCTTCCAAAGGCGTTAATTGGAAGTGTTTGCCTGACATCTTGAAAGAATGACCTCCGAGTTAGCTCCTCGAAAATATATTTTCCTACGGTTTCTGGATTGTCATCCTCCTGCACAGGTATGAAGTCATGTGCCATCCACAGTCGAATCAAGAGGTCCACATCGATCTCATAATCTTTAGGAAATAAAGCACAGAATGCAAAACACTGCTTCATATCTGAGGATAGGTCATCAAAACTGAGCTTGAGGATCGGTAAAATTCCGGTTTTCTCACTACAAATATTACTTTTAGCTAATAGATCCTTCCATTCATTTATACTAGTCTTGTTACTCAACATAGAGCCAAAGGCTTTGGCAGCCAAGGGAGATCCAACGCATCGACGAACAAATCCATTGAGAATGCCATCTTGCTCTTCAATATTTGGATTTTGCAAGCTGAATGCTCTGCTCTGGACAATTTCCTTTAAATGCTCATCACTCAGATTCTCGATATTATGTGCTTCAGCTACACACATGATCATAATGTGAGCCACTTCTGCATCACGAGTTGTTGTTAGTACTGCACTGCCCTTGCCACCCTGCTTAAGGCAGGTCTTTAGTTTTCCCCACTTATCAACATCCCGATTCCATACATCATCTAACACAATGAGGTATCTTTTTCCACTTATTATACTGTGGAGCTCTTGGAATGATTTTTCACCTTTCTCATTAGTCTGGCAAATGTTGCTTGCAATGATACTGACATCGAAATCATCTGACACGCAGCACCACCTACGAAGCTCAAAGTGCTTCTCGATTGCAGGGTCATTGTAAATGAGTTGCACAAAGGTGGTCTTGCCCATCCCACCCATCCCAACAATTGGAAGAACCATGAGATCCATGTTGCTAGCTTGATCAAGGAGCATCCCCAcgattttcttcttctcccgaTCTCTAGATCTGCTAACAATATCTCTGTCGGAGTCAATGATTATGGAATCTGTCTGTCGCCACTGCCTTGATGGCTGTGCTTGCTGCAAGTGGCTGAAACCAAATGTATTCATCTCGGTGACCAGGGCCTCGATGGTCTCCACAATGCTGCGTAGCCTCTTGCCCATCCTGTAACGGAATACAATGGGATTACGAGCGGGGACTAGGAGTCTCACTACCTCATTTCCAAGCTTGCTGTGGTGGCCCTTCTTCTTGGCTTCTCGCCGAAGCGCCTCGTACTTGAATTCATCAAAGATGTCATTCGCCTCGTAGGCCACTGTCTTGAGGTCTTTGAGCCAAGCTGCTACTTCAGGTCGGGAGGCTCCTTTCTCCTCCGCATCCTGGATGATGTGCAGGATTGCTGgcagcttgcgctccaggatcTTGCGATgctcctccatgccttccatcaCCTTGTATTGGTCCAGCAGGTAGCTGGATGCCTTCTCCTTCACCATGGAGATCAGTGGCCCGATTACTAACTCGGCCATGGTTAGTTGCTTCTCCGTCGGCAGGAACACAAGTACACAACCAACAGGAACCCGGCTGATATGTCCTCCTCCGGTCCTGCCGTACGCCCGCAGCTCGATCTCCTGCATGCAACCAGCAGAATAAGCAGCTAATTTAGTCACACCACAAGGCACAAACTCTAAGCAGAAATGAAGTTTGAGCAAAGAAATAAGTGAACGAACCAGTACTATTCGTTTCTACAAATTGCTTCAGGTAATTAGCTTCTGCACCAGCTCGGATCCAACGGTTATGAGGGAGGGACGGATCATAACATCACTCACGAACCCATCAACGTTGACTAGCTTCCGATCCGTCTCTTCAACTCGATTGATCTTTCTTCTGATTGCAACAAGTAGTTAGGTGAAGGGAGGATAAGCAGCagcagggagagggaggatAAACGATGCCTTTGAGATGCGAAATCACATGGCTCCCATAACCATAGGAGTACTAAATCATTCTATTGTTTATTGCACCTAGTAATAAGTTATTAACTAAAGTCGATGCCAATAAGCAGGCAAAAGCTGGGCTGACGTCTTAGTTTACATTTCCTAGACTGCTTTTAGCAGCAAGTTGTCACCACTTTCCAACTGCCCCACTACTTTGTATAATTTAGCTCCACTGATGCATGGCACATGGCATGTCGATTTCTTTGATAGCTCACAATTTCACATTGAAGTCCACCGTGCTTTTGTTGATTTTCCGGAGTTGAGCCTGTGTGCAAATAGTAGCACACAGCAAGGTGGGCGAGGTGCCGCCCGAActcgcgcggcggttgcgggaggcgGGCGGAGTCCGGCGCAGTCGGGAGAGGAAGTCCCGGCCGGATACGGCCGGAGGACGGGGATGACGGGTGGGTCCCACCCGTCAGACCAGCGGAAGGGAGCAGGCCGGCGCTGCATCGCGGGCCGCAGAGGAAAGGAGAGGTGGGCCAAGCGGGGAGGGAAGCTGGGCTGGCGGAAAAAGAAATGGAGCGGCCGGTGGTGCTGATGATGTTGGGCCGCGAGGGAAGGTGGCGTTTGGGCCGGAagaaaagaaggagaaggatgCAGCccaagagaaggaaaaagaaaaggagaaaggaaaggttttgaaaattgaaattgaatttgaaatttgaatttgattcaaacacaagcaagcaaaataaatgcaccagcatgcaATGCACAAATAACTCCTATGATGAAATTTAAGTtgagaaaatgaaattaaatgcctagaaatttaAAGGACGTCCTAATTGAGCAAATTTTAGTAAATTTAAATTCTTtaaaaatttgggtgttacactGTGCTTCCTCAACCTCAATTTTGACAAAATAAATATGTCGCTTActttaaagaaaataaaatgggttactttttttcttaaaaacgTGGTTATTGTGCTagggagggaaaaagaaaaaaagtatgACGCCTTTGTTTTGTACGTGTGTGATGGAAGAAAAAATCCTCCGCAGCCTCTCATAGTATGCTTGCGACTGGGGAAAAAATTGACGATACAAAAAAGAGGCGCTTAACAAAAAGATGGAAGAAAAAGAGAGTGTCAGAGGGATTGGTATTATGCATTTGAACCTAGGTCTTTGGGACCAAACTGCGCCATACTACTACACTGCACCTTCAAAGGGATTGGTATTATGCATTTAATATATTAACAGAGCTAAGTATGATTTGCAGGCGGCCCACACGCTAGCACTTGGCCTGTTGCACGCACGCGGCCCGCTCGGCCTGCTGGCACACGCTGCTCGCACGCGAACTCCCTCGCGCGCTGCACGCGCCTCGCACACGGACTGCCCCGCGCGCCGCACGCGCCTCGCATGCGTCGCTGGCCTGGCCCGATGCGCAAGCACGCGCTGCGCACGTGCGCTCCTGCCTGCCCTGCGCCCGTGAGCAGCGCTCGACTGCACTCGACGCTCCTGCGCAAGAACAGATAGCACAGAACAAGAACACACCAAAGATTGAGCACTGAAATCCCTTGGCAACAGGAATGGTCTTCATACATGGTCACCTGTCATTGACGTGCATCATTGCACTTTCTGGCGCAatgatggagactaatttaGTTGAAGGTTGATCTCAGTACCGAGTGATACACATATGCACTTGGTGAGAAAGGAGTGCGTTCACAAGTGTTACTGTCCAGTTCTGTTATTCAATCAGTGTTAGTTACAAATGGGGGATGGTCTGCCTTGCTGTGCCTCTGCATTGAAACTGTAACTCTGGTGCAAACATGGGGATTCTGAAAACATGCCTGATAATGATATGGCCATGTATGTATATGGCACAGTGAGGGCAGGAAAATCTATGTACTCATTTCCATTGTGAGGCCAATACCAAAATGGTCGCAGGCCAATACATGAATCTGATGGTGAGTGAAACTTTGGACAAGATCAGAAGTGCGTGGATTCTCTATAAGAAGTCTGCTTTCTGTTTGACTTATAATTGGAAGTGCCTAGATCAATGCTCTCTAAAACAACATCTGCTTTCTGTTTGACTTTGTTGTGACAAAGTATGTGCTGCAGTAGCTACCTAGTTACGGACATCCATTTGGCAAACTCTAAGCACACCATTTGATAGGAACCCGCTAGGATTGAttccgatctttcgatgagaggtatgggataactcgattagtggatggagacgacgttcacggtccgactacagccttccaagctgcgccttagcaactgatacaccacctccaatggctgccgcgatcttgtggagcgcgtcactcGGCCATTAGGgcactcatcctgcaagcaatcgatgAACTAGCAAGAACACGTATAataagtactgaatttactagatgaagatgaaggtttcaaacttaatcttaataaggtggggttccgaaggcAAGAAGACGAGCGGCTGATCCaacacgcgcgcttacaagcaagtagcgagagctaaacttgatctaaacaaaatccaatTATTCTTGATggcggctaaggggtatatgaaggtgggaggaCAACCatcagggtgttggggtcgtgctccaaccctaggatgcgTCCCTAATGGATCCGACTTGATACACGGctcattgggccaaaataaggagATGCAGCAcctttggacagaaaacctctcgatAGTAATTCGGTCATTGCGGCCACCTAAAAATAGATATGGACTtgattctagatccatatgaaaataggtTTTATAAAAATTCcatggagtacttgaacgccccaatccaaGTCCGTATGCGatcgtggtgaccatcacaagttggtactgTTCTAGAGTCTGAATCTAGCCGGCGCGactccttttccctttcggtcctctccctggttcctaaccaaaacaagagtgcacgcgtttccatggtctaaatatgatggacagGAACttagagtgaacttacttgatgattaagttgacaagcacgggcgcgagtaataggaccagaaaccGGTACTTGTATCAGGGTAGAAACTGGTACTCGTGTCAGCGTAGAAACTGGTACTCGTATCGgagtggatgtatcgttggtgttgatgtcctcgtCACCATTGACATGAAGGAAATGTGATGATCTTAAGCTAAGGGAAATAATGAATACAGAATTGCACATAGGCAACGACTTGGTACTCACACTTCAGAATATAATGATCCCTTAAACTGTGTTGACCTCTCCTATATGCCTGGACTGTAGGAGAGTTTGTTTCATGAACAAATTGTGCGTGCCTTCTTATGTTCTGTTCAGGGCATATCAACCAAATGCATCTTCGGTGGCAGGGATTGACCAATTTAGGAAGATGTAGGACAGATGATCGAGCCAGATGCAAATCATGCTGTTCGTCGGAAGACGTTGGCTATTCTAAAGCCGCTTGGTCTCGTAGTTGCAGTTAAGCTTTGTCTTTGGCCATTATTAGCTAGTTCAGTGTACCTGTGAGCCACctttacttttttttcaaaagaaaaaaaaagaacactgCTAGAGACTGATATCGGGCATACTAGTTTTGTGGCTTACAAGTTACAAGCAGTTTTAGTGTTACGGAGTTCATGCGATTTTTGTTGATTGTATCTCAATCTTGGTGGCCAACAACTCAGCTGCGGCACCTAAAGTTGATGGAAATCTATTGCATGAAAAAGAATCGCAACCTAGATTGGCATTTTTCAGGTAAGAGTTTAGagaacaagaaaataaataagaaaaaattgACGCACTTGTAAGTTTGTTTCTGTGAATCAAAGAGAAGTACTTGGAGGATATCTATTGTTCTTTGTTAATTCAATTCCAACTTGAGTGAGCATAAGGTCTCTGCCTAGGCAGAAGACCATGTTTCATTCATTCATGAAACTTTGGGCAAATTGTAGCGCGCGCCGTAGTTtctgttctttcttcttctttg containing:
- the LOC101768900 gene encoding putative disease resistance protein RGA4, translating into MAELVIGPLISMVKEKASSYLLDQYKVMEGMEEHRKILERKLPAILHIIQDAEEKGASRPEVAAWLKDLKTVAYEANDIFDEFKYEALRREAKKKGHHSKLGNEVVRLLVPARNPIVFRYRMGKRLRSIVETIEALVTEMNTFGFSHLQQAQPSRQWRQTDSIIIDSDRDIVSRSRDREKKKIVGMLLDQASNMDLMVLPIVGMGGMGKTTFVQLIYNDPAIEKHFELRRWCCVSDDFDVSIIASNICQTNEKGEKSFQELHSIISGKRYLIVLDDVWNRDVDKWGKLKTCLKQGGKGSAVLTTTRDAEVAHIMIMCVAEAHNIENLSDEHLKEIVQSRAFSLQNPNIEEQDGILNGFVRRCVGSPLAAKAFGSMLSNKTSINEWKDLLAKSNICSEKTGILPILKLSFDDLSSDMKQCFAFCALFPKDYEIDVDLLIRLWMAHDFIPVQEDDNPETVGKYIFEELTRRSFFQDVRQTLPINAFGRLSLRKSTICKIHDLMHDIALSVLGKECVTIVGKPSVNKLLLNPTRHLFLSIHRAVFWKEQLTSLLKKQTAMLHTLFFTGYYRDPLDISKYTSLRALHLPADRFLRVGQEQLTRHIQHLRYLNLSSHGFKKLPEGISTMYNLQTLDLSHCTNLLQLPKDTKYLANLRHLYTHGCNSLTCMPPGLGQITSLQTLTYFAIGDGLGCSTIGELRNLNLGGELELSGLQNVTEVLAKAASLENKEKLTHLSLKWNDHARAKPDSHNEVLGSLKPHHQLEMLSIIFYKGTNLPSWVTDLSLLQHLTELQLVGCTLCEEFPQFCHFKALEVLYLANLDKLRSLCSHMVSTPFPALKQLRLHYLKSLERWVATEGKEDELTFPVLEEIDIKNCPKLTSLPETPKLKVVRLDEGKPLLSLGIVKSRHMSSISELQLYVHDTEALPQIDYNWDSSQKLELSLGDTEAAPLSRLSISGCNFFFVSSQSQLTPGVWKWFEHLVYLTIQHCNVLIYWPEEVFQSLVSLKELWIQSCNKLIGPTQAKGGKPTQTTDQVLPHLNAITIRNCRSMVQLFILPPSIRFLYIEFCPKLEFIWGKEEHLDTYTSLEHCRDPASTTGTLEQWMSPIIRRPCLVNLIIRGCDSLVTLPNLPPSLKCLCIFSCEKLCSVSGDLCALEELNIFYCDKLQSVNSLGDHPSLEILHLHDCRCLESLGCDGGRGSYSALRSRKIEHCPAIDMKQFY